Proteins encoded together in one Paracidovorax wautersii window:
- a CDS encoding DUF2946 family protein — MHWLRRSTFLARLVIAWLVMAVGVAAASPLVHPQTMELVCSAAGELKLVVTHDDGSVQEMGHHTLDCALCLPAGGPPLALSAQAVPVPHPLSHVLRPVEAARMAGLVGAPLPARGPPAPSVI; from the coding sequence ATGCACTGGCTGCGCCGTTCCACCTTCCTCGCCCGCCTGGTCATCGCCTGGCTGGTGATGGCCGTGGGTGTGGCGGCGGCCTCTCCGCTGGTGCATCCGCAGACGATGGAACTGGTCTGCTCCGCGGCGGGCGAGTTGAAGCTGGTCGTCACCCACGACGACGGCTCGGTGCAGGAGATGGGCCACCACACCCTGGACTGCGCGCTGTGCCTGCCGGCCGGCGGCCCGCCCCTGGCGCTGTCCGCACAGGCCGTGCCGGTGCCGCATCCGCTGTCTCACGTCCTGCGCCCTGTCGAGGCCGCCCGCATGGCCGGGCTGGTGGGCGCGCCGCTGCCCGCGCGCGGTCCTCCGGCTCCTTCGGTGATCTGA